In a single window of the Anaerotruncus rubiinfantis genome:
- a CDS encoding FadR/GntR family transcriptional regulator: MNLLEQTQQQIEKMILNKEYDENNYLPSEGELCKKFEVSRATVREAVRSMEVRGFLKRVHGKGLQVIDNSVKVMTRSIADMISLRDCDLSELIEVRRIIEVEAARLAADRADEQDLEQLRKSLAVMENTEVMDDNYYHNDLEFHVNLVKASKNNMLSAIVSAYTPLLWDVVVASSQTNYCIERRHHFHRDVYDCIVKREPDAAAEKMRIHLRATSENVETYQKNGERK, from the coding sequence ATGAATCTGTTAGAACAAACGCAGCAGCAAATTGAAAAAATGATTCTGAATAAGGAATATGACGAGAACAATTATCTGCCTAGTGAAGGGGAGCTTTGCAAAAAATTTGAAGTAAGCCGTGCCACCGTCCGCGAAGCGGTGCGATCCATGGAAGTGCGCGGTTTTCTCAAGCGGGTGCATGGCAAAGGACTCCAAGTGATTGACAACAGTGTAAAAGTAATGACACGTTCAATTGCCGACATGATTTCACTCCGGGATTGCGATTTGTCAGAACTCATCGAAGTGCGTAGGATCATAGAGGTGGAAGCAGCGCGGCTCGCGGCGGATCGGGCGGACGAACAGGATTTGGAACAGCTTCGTAAGTCGCTTGCAGTGATGGAAAACACCGAAGTGATGGACGACAACTACTACCACAATGACCTGGAGTTCCATGTCAATCTGGTAAAAGCGTCCAAAAATAATATGCTCAGTGCCATTGTCAGCGCCTATACGCCGCTGCTGTGGGATGTCGTCGTCGCGTCTTCGCAAACGAATTATTGTATTGAGCGGCGGCATCATTTTCATCGGGACGTCTACGACTGCATTGTAAAGCGTGAGCCGGACGCGGCTGCTGAGAAAATGCGGATTCACCTGCGTGCCACCAGTGAAAATGTCGAGACCTATCAGAAAAACGGAGAAAGGAAGTGA
- a CDS encoding acyl-CoA thioesterase: MEKYNKTKRVSESRTEQIQIIMPEHINGFDRLFGGQLVEWIDVVAAVVARRHSNCNVTTVSIDNLHFKAAAHVNNTVVLIGQMTYVGTTSMEVRVDTFVERIDGSKKLVNRAYLTLVALDDSEKPTPVPRLQLETEEERAEWEAGVKRAALRKQRRIEQF, encoded by the coding sequence ATGGAAAAGTACAATAAAACCAAACGGGTATCAGAGTCCCGCACCGAACAAATCCAAATCATCATGCCGGAACACATAAACGGGTTCGACCGGCTTTTCGGCGGTCAGCTTGTGGAATGGATCGATGTGGTCGCAGCAGTGGTGGCGCGCCGCCATTCAAACTGCAATGTGACCACCGTATCGATCGACAATCTGCACTTTAAAGCTGCCGCCCATGTAAACAATACGGTTGTACTGATCGGACAGATGACCTATGTGGGGACAACGTCGATGGAAGTGCGGGTGGATACCTTTGTCGAACGGATTGACGGCAGCAAAAAGCTGGTCAACCGCGCCTACCTCACGCTGGTTGCACTGGACGACAGTGAGAAACCCACGCCGGTTCCGCGCCTGCAATTGGAGACAGAAGAAGAGCGCGCCGAATGGGAGGCCGGCGTCAAACGGGCGGCGCTGCGAAAACAACGCCGGATCGAACAGTTTTAA
- a CDS encoding type II toxin-antitoxin system PemK/MazF family toxin, translating to MTVKRGEIYYADLSPVIGSEQGGVRPVLIVQNDVGNRYSPTVIAAAITSQKEKSKLPTHIEINSQVCGLSRDSVVLLEQIRTIDKKRLKEKMGRLDDGSMGQVNHALSISFGLGDNPQGSQGALT from the coding sequence GTGACCGTTAAAAGGGGAGAGATCTACTACGCCGACCTGAGCCCGGTGATCGGGTCCGAACAGGGCGGCGTGCGGCCGGTGCTGATTGTACAAAACGATGTTGGAAACCGTTACAGCCCCACTGTGATTGCGGCCGCAATCACAAGCCAGAAGGAAAAATCCAAGCTGCCGACCCACATCGAGATCAATTCGCAGGTGTGTGGACTTTCACGGGATTCGGTGGTGCTGCTCGAGCAGATCCGCACCATCGATAAAAAGCGGCTGAAAGAAAAAATGGGCCGCTTGGATGATGGTTCCATGGGGCAGGTGAACCATGCGTTGTCAATCAGTTTCGGCTTGGGAGACAATCCACAAGGCAGCCAAGGCGCACTTACATAA
- a CDS encoding NAD(P)H-hydrate dehydratase translates to MLIVTSQQMKTIEANALNYSLSYERLMENAGSAAAAVIRRTMEVDGRFATIFCGRGNNGGDGFVVARKLCEAGANVAVVLTDGEPRTEEAKAMLRLIGVMEVAVVEYGDDPQYLAERLAETDLLVDAVYGTGFHGELDERHRDICRLINGVEVETFALDIPSGVSANSGFADACAVRADVTIVFDSDKPASVMPCAQKYCGKVVVADIGIPPEAHADIISNYTLVDGGFVFDRLPMRMRESHKGDYGRLLNIAGSQKYMGAATLSSLAALRAGAGYVTLASTKEVCRTTLPMLLEAVMLPLRQTPDGSISAQSIDEILAAVPKSDAVLIGNGIGTGEDACRIVYEVIRAAKCPLIIDADGINVVSRNIDILKEANCKIVLTPHIGELSRLTTLPIPQLKQDITGCGLAFAKEYGVTVVLKDAYTCTVTAAGHVYINTTGNAGLARAGSGDVLAGLIGAFAAQGREPELAAACGVWLHGMAGDYAAEEFSQYGMLPRDVIDMLPRVFCDHER, encoded by the coding sequence ATGTTGATCGTAACTTCTCAGCAGATGAAAACGATTGAAGCGAACGCTTTAAACTATTCGCTCAGCTATGAACGGCTGATGGAAAACGCTGGCTCCGCGGCCGCGGCCGTGATCCGCCGCACCATGGAGGTGGACGGGCGTTTCGCGACCATCTTCTGCGGGCGCGGGAACAACGGCGGCGACGGCTTTGTTGTGGCGCGCAAACTCTGCGAGGCGGGTGCGAACGTCGCGGTGGTGCTCACCGACGGCGAGCCGCGCACCGAGGAAGCGAAAGCCATGCTCCGGCTGATCGGCGTGATGGAGGTGGCGGTTGTCGAATACGGCGACGACCCGCAGTATCTGGCCGAACGTCTTGCGGAAACCGACCTTCTGGTGGATGCGGTTTACGGGACAGGTTTCCATGGGGAGCTGGATGAGCGCCACCGCGACATCTGCCGGCTGATAAACGGAGTGGAGGTCGAAACCTTCGCGCTTGATATCCCGAGCGGTGTGAGCGCAAACAGTGGGTTTGCGGACGCATGTGCCGTTCGGGCGGATGTGACGATTGTGTTTGACAGCGACAAGCCTGCCTCTGTGATGCCCTGTGCGCAGAAATACTGCGGCAAGGTGGTGGTGGCGGACATCGGTATCCCGCCCGAGGCGCATGCGGATATCATTTCCAACTATACGCTTGTGGACGGCGGTTTTGTTTTCGACCGCCTCCCAATGCGTATGCGTGAGAGTCACAAAGGCGATTACGGAAGGCTTTTAAATATTGCGGGTTCACAGAAATACATGGGGGCGGCAACCCTTTCTTCGCTCGCGGCGCTGCGCGCCGGGGCGGGCTATGTGACGCTTGCCTCCACCAAGGAGGTCTGCCGCACCACGCTGCCGATGCTTTTGGAAGCGGTGATGCTTCCGCTCAGGCAGACTCCGGACGGTTCGATTTCCGCGCAATCGATCGATGAAATTCTTGCGGCTGTGCCTAAGAGCGATGCTGTCCTGATTGGCAATGGGATCGGCACCGGTGAAGATGCCTGCCGCATCGTCTACGAGGTGATCCGCGCGGCAAAATGTCCGCTGATTATCGACGCGGATGGTATAAATGTGGTTTCGCGGAATATAGATATCTTAAAGGAAGCAAACTGCAAAATTGTACTGACCCCGCACATCGGGGAACTTTCCCGGCTGACCACACTCCCCATCCCGCAGCTCAAGCAGGATATTACCGGCTGTGGGCTTGCTTTTGCCAAAGAATATGGTGTGACGGTGGTGCTCAAGGACGCCTACACCTGCACCGTGACCGCCGCGGGCCATGTCTACATCAATACGACCGGAAACGCTGGGCTTGCCCGCGCGGGCAGCGGCGACGTGCTGGCGGGACTGATTGGAGCGTTTGCCGCGCAGGGAAGGGAACCGGAACTGGCAGCGGCCTGCGGCGTGTGGCTGCATGGAATGGCTGGGGACTATGCGGCGGAAGAGTTTTCCCAGTATGGGATGCTCCCACGTGATGTCATCGATATGCTCCCGCGCGTTTTTTGTGACCACGAACGGTGA
- the rpsF gene encoding 30S ribosomal protein S6 codes for MAQVKANYETVMVFSMKNGEESVTALVEKFNKLISENATIVNVDTWGQRALAYPINDETVGYYVVVEFTSTPEFPAELDRIYKITDGVLRTLIVTKEPAEVKQEA; via the coding sequence ATGGCACAGGTAAAAGCCAACTACGAAACCGTAATGGTATTCAGCATGAAAAATGGTGAGGAGAGCGTAACCGCTCTGGTTGAGAAATTCAACAAGCTCATCAGCGAGAATGCGACCATCGTCAACGTCGATACCTGGGGACAGAGAGCCCTTGCGTATCCGATCAACGATGAAACTGTGGGTTATTATGTGGTCGTCGAATTCACTTCGACCCCTGAGTTCCCCGCTGAGCTGGATCGTATCTACAAAATCACGGACGGCGTTCTGCGTACCCTGATCGTAACCAAAGAGCCTGCGGAAGTCAAGCAGGAAGCGTAA
- a CDS encoding single-stranded DNA-binding protein yields MLNRAILMGRLVADPELRQTPNGVSVCSFRIAVDRNYSSRGGERQADFIDIVAWRQSAEFVSKYFNKGKMIIVEGSIQTRSYEDKSGNKRTAVEVVADNVQFGESKSASSSSQSYSAPAPTQAPPEPAVSYASGDVGDFSEMAADSDDLPF; encoded by the coding sequence ATGTTGAATCGGGCAATTTTGATGGGCCGCCTTGTGGCTGACCCCGAGCTGCGCCAAACGCCCAACGGCGTTTCGGTCTGTTCTTTCCGGATCGCGGTTGACCGCAATTACAGCTCCCGCGGCGGCGAACGCCAGGCCGATTTTATCGATATTGTCGCGTGGCGTCAAAGCGCCGAGTTCGTTTCGAAATACTTCAACAAGGGCAAGATGATCATTGTGGAAGGTTCGATCCAGACCCGCAGCTATGAGGACAAAAGCGGCAATAAGCGCACCGCAGTCGAAGTTGTAGCCGACAACGTCCAGTTCGGTGAAAGCAAAAGCGCGTCCAGCTCTTCCCAGAGCTATTCCGCGCCCGCGCCGACCCAGGCGCCTCCCGAGCCCGCCGTTTCCTATGCGAGCGGCGATGTGGGCGACTTCTCCGAAATGGCCGCCGATTCCGACGACCTGCCGTTCTGA
- the rpsR gene encoding 30S ribosomal protein S18, with amino-acid sequence MAFERSERENRGPRGNRKGRKKVCSFCVDKLGPIDYKDVPRLRRYLSERAKIVPRRVTGTCARHQRELTIAIKRARHIGLLPYISD; translated from the coding sequence ATGGCTTTCGAGAGATCCGAAAGAGAAAATAGAGGCCCGCGCGGAAACAGAAAAGGCAGAAAAAAAGTTTGCTCATTCTGCGTCGATAAGCTCGGCCCCATCGATTACAAGGATGTCCCCCGCCTGCGGAGATATCTCAGCGAGCGCGCGAAGATCGTTCCCCGCCGCGTGACCGGCACCTGCGCCCGTCATCAGCGCGAACTGACCATCGCGATCAAACGCGCGCGCCACATCGGCCTGCTGCCTTATATCAGCGACTGA
- a CDS encoding YaiI/YqxD family protein, whose amino-acid sequence MRILVDADACPVKKQIVELAKYRRLPVIMLIDTSHVINDGYSEVITVDKARDSVDIKLINLLKKDDIVVTQDYGVAAMALGKGAKALNQNGMVYDADNMDRLLFERYLGAKVRRAGGRTANIRKRSPADDESFSAALAQLLDATETGSAQ is encoded by the coding sequence ATGCGGATTTTAGTGGACGCGGACGCCTGCCCGGTCAAAAAACAGATCGTGGAGCTTGCCAAATACCGTCGCCTGCCGGTCATCATGCTGATCGACACCAGTCATGTAATAAACGACGGCTACAGCGAGGTCATCACAGTGGATAAAGCGCGCGATAGTGTGGACATCAAGCTCATCAATCTTCTGAAAAAGGATGACATCGTTGTGACACAGGATTATGGCGTGGCGGCAATGGCGCTGGGGAAGGGAGCAAAAGCCCTCAACCAAAACGGCATGGTTTACGATGCGGACAATATGGACCGTCTGCTGTTTGAGCGGTATTTGGGCGCGAAGGTGCGCCGCGCGGGAGGCCGCACCGCAAATATCAGAAAGCGTTCCCCCGCGGATGATGAATCCTTTTCCGCAGCGCTTGCGCAGCTGCTGGATGCGACGGAAACAGGTTCAGCGCAGTAA
- a CDS encoding beta-propeller domain-containing protein, with translation MNRKKQQELQNDLEFLRERFGELDGEIQLPHSLSAEMLRYKLENIDLIAEKPKRKYPVWLKPIAGVCACFVLMLGVYQVFNSQAVKSGGALEAPAPMMVSDMAAAPAAAEKNEKMAAPEMAAQAPSEEDSVPMVAAGTPESKPLEWNPAAGGADEATSASSSDSAASVQPDEASEDDGLMLPKQVSGRDEDTGSKDKGTGGKKTESRNPDTAGSGRPDDMESSDAAQDDEDDGLAITKPQGAGISSAEKNDTAPKSVVTDGIEDTEVEDAAEAVMEESVAEAADVADEALAVSPRVAQPRAAAFALGASDAQAKAAQDYAQVRDAVYQMSGGVQSYTDTNDTADGSAKYNPATAGAGDAQPGTGGRFSGTNTQEAGVDEGDIVKTDGEYLYSYVAKNATSKYPAIFITDADDLEVTSKIELKAGRIEEFYVTKNRLITVQSSNFTLNAKVPDDTVIESTGEDLYEEIQEQNSRKRMPNTDDPRDRRMAQAVVYDISDPEDPEQIRTFSQDGGYVSSRMVDGVLYLVSNRYVSPDFARKDTRMEELVPVVYDSVEGSARLLKPKEIAIAPDSRSASYAVVSAVNVRSGRAETKAVLGGGDGVYMSEDNLYVYYQTANSDLQSGVSSYTTTNIVKIGANGADLSLGRTGHVDGYVYGQFAFSEYKGNLRVATTADYPSGKSSNNVYVLDKNMRQVGALTGLAPGESIYSVRYMDDRAYLVTFRQVDPLFAIDLSNPEKPRLLGQLKIPGFSEYLHPVDKNTLIGIGQSADNNGQTDGLKLSMFDVSNPASPKELHVYNLGGQGSWSEALDNHRAVLFDARSNLIAFPADIRSAGTNEQTYFVFRFSKSDGFTLEKEIIHGDDERVDSFEEVQRGLYIGDTLYTFSPSYIVSYDLGTFERKDSVKLK, from the coding sequence ATGAATCGGAAGAAACAGCAGGAATTGCAGAACGATCTGGAATTTCTCCGCGAACGTTTTGGCGAACTTGACGGGGAAATCCAGCTGCCGCATTCGCTCAGCGCGGAAATGCTGCGGTATAAATTGGAAAATATTGATCTGATAGCGGAAAAGCCCAAAAGAAAATATCCTGTCTGGTTGAAACCGATTGCCGGTGTTTGCGCCTGTTTTGTACTGATGCTGGGCGTTTACCAGGTCTTTAACAGTCAGGCGGTCAAATCGGGCGGCGCGCTGGAGGCGCCTGCGCCGATGATGGTTTCAGACATGGCGGCGGCCCCCGCTGCGGCTGAGAAAAACGAAAAGATGGCGGCGCCGGAAATGGCCGCGCAGGCGCCGTCTGAGGAAGATTCGGTCCCGATGGTTGCTGCGGGAACGCCGGAATCAAAACCTCTTGAGTGGAACCCCGCCGCTGGCGGTGCGGATGAGGCCACAAGCGCTTCTTCATCGGACAGCGCGGCGTCTGTCCAGCCGGATGAAGCATCCGAAGATGACGGTTTGATGTTGCCGAAGCAGGTGAGCGGTCGGGACGAAGATACAGGCAGCAAAGATAAGGGGACGGGCGGCAAAAAGACCGAAAGCCGCAACCCCGATACCGCCGGTTCCGGCAGGCCGGACGATATGGAAAGCAGCGATGCCGCACAGGACGATGAGGATGACGGGCTGGCGATTACGAAACCGCAGGGTGCGGGCATTTCCTCCGCGGAAAAGAATGACACAGCCCCGAAATCTGTTGTAACTGATGGGATAGAGGACACGGAGGTGGAAGATGCTGCCGAAGCGGTTATGGAAGAATCTGTAGCAGAGGCAGCGGATGTCGCGGACGAAGCATTGGCGGTCTCCCCGCGTGTTGCGCAGCCCCGCGCGGCAGCCTTTGCGCTGGGCGCGTCCGACGCGCAGGCAAAAGCCGCGCAGGACTATGCCCAGGTACGCGACGCGGTTTATCAAATGTCCGGCGGCGTTCAAAGTTATACGGACACGAACGATACGGCGGATGGCTCTGCGAAATATAACCCGGCAACTGCCGGCGCAGGGGATGCGCAGCCCGGTACCGGGGGGAGATTTTCCGGGACCAATACCCAGGAAGCGGGCGTGGATGAAGGCGATATTGTCAAGACCGACGGCGAGTACCTTTACAGTTATGTGGCAAAAAACGCCACCTCAAAATATCCCGCGATTTTTATCACCGACGCGGACGATCTGGAGGTGACTTCCAAGATCGAGCTGAAAGCGGGACGGATTGAGGAGTTTTATGTCACGAAAAATCGTCTGATCACGGTCCAGTCGTCTAATTTCACCCTGAACGCCAAGGTGCCGGACGATACAGTTATTGAAAGCACTGGCGAAGACCTCTATGAGGAAATCCAGGAGCAAAATTCTAGAAAGCGCATGCCGAATACCGACGATCCGCGGGATCGCCGGATGGCGCAGGCGGTCGTTTATGATATTTCCGATCCGGAAGATCCGGAGCAGATCAGAACTTTCTCACAGGATGGCGGGTATGTGTCCTCCCGGATGGTGGACGGCGTGCTGTATCTCGTGAGCAACCGGTATGTGAGCCCGGATTTCGCCCGCAAGGATACCAGAATGGAGGAACTCGTCCCGGTCGTCTATGACAGCGTGGAGGGCTCCGCACGGCTGCTCAAACCAAAGGAGATCGCAATCGCGCCGGACAGCAGGAGCGCCAGTTACGCGGTGGTGTCTGCGGTGAATGTCCGCAGCGGCCGCGCGGAGACCAAAGCGGTGCTCGGCGGCGGTGACGGAGTCTACATGTCAGAGGATAACCTCTACGTCTACTACCAGACCGCAAACAGCGATCTTCAGTCGGGCGTTTCGAGCTACACGACCACCAACATTGTCAAGATCGGCGCAAACGGGGCTGACCTGAGTCTTGGCCGCACTGGCCATGTGGACGGTTATGTCTACGGGCAGTTCGCGTTCAGTGAGTATAAAGGCAACCTGCGGGTTGCAACAACCGCGGATTACCCGAGCGGGAAAAGTTCCAACAATGTTTATGTCCTCGATAAGAACATGCGGCAGGTGGGTGCGCTTACAGGGTTGGCGCCCGGCGAATCGATCTATTCGGTTCGTTATATGGATGATAGGGCTTATCTCGTGACCTTCCGGCAGGTTGACCCACTCTTTGCGATCGACCTGAGCAACCCTGAAAAGCCCAGGCTGCTCGGCCAGCTCAAGATCCCGGGCTTCTCGGAGTATCTGCATCCGGTTGACAAGAATACCTTGATCGGTATCGGCCAGAGCGCGGACAACAACGGGCAGACCGATGGGCTCAAGCTCAGCATGTTTGACGTCTCAAATCCGGCCTCACCGAAGGAACTGCATGTCTATAACTTGGGCGGGCAGGGAAGCTGGTCCGAGGCGCTCGATAACCACCGGGCGGTGCTTTTCGACGCGCGCAGCAATCTGATTGCTTTTCCGGCGGACATTCGGTCGGCTGGAACGAACGAACAGACCTACTTTGTGTTCCGTTTCAGCAAGTCGGACGGCTTTACCTTGGAAAAAGAGATTATTCATGGCGACGACGAGCGGGTCGACAGCTTCGAAGAAGTTCAGCGCGGGCTTTACATCGGTGATACGCTTTACACCTTCTCGCCGAGCTATATTGTGAGTTATGATCTTGGTACCTTTGAGAGGAAGGATTCAGTTAAACTGAAATAA
- a CDS encoding RNA polymerase sigma factor yields MVVDVNAVRQARLGDKDSFAEVYQQIADDLYKVALYSLGNSHDAQDVVSETFIEAFKGIKNLRDDNSFKPWIMRILSIRCKRKIGQYISGRNEMDIDDFLDLQDERDGVEEQSTRKLALLNALDTLTAQERQIVALAVIQGYTVRETAEILGAPQGTVSSKLHRTLKKLRAQLEK; encoded by the coding sequence ATGGTTGTTGACGTAAATGCCGTCAGGCAGGCGCGACTAGGGGACAAGGATAGCTTTGCCGAGGTTTATCAGCAGATTGCTGATGACCTTTATAAAGTTGCGCTCTATTCACTGGGCAATTCCCACGATGCGCAGGATGTCGTCAGCGAAACCTTTATAGAGGCTTTTAAGGGCATCAAGAACCTGCGCGATGACAACAGTTTCAAACCATGGATCATGCGGATTCTCTCCATCCGCTGCAAACGGAAGATCGGGCAGTACATAAGCGGCCGCAATGAAATGGATATCGATGATTTCCTGGATTTGCAGGATGAGCGGGACGGCGTGGAGGAACAATCCACCCGTAAGCTCGCGCTTCTCAACGCATTGGATACCCTCACCGCCCAGGAGCGGCAGATTGTCGCGCTTGCGGTGATTCAGGGCTATACCGTGCGTGAGACGGCCGAAATCCTGGGCGCGCCGCAGGGAACAGTCAGCTCGAAATTGCACCGCACGCTCAAAAAGCTGCGGGCGCAGCTGGAGAAATAA
- a CDS encoding PTS transporter subunit IIC produces the protein MDLLRKFFKRYFIDAMSAMALGLFSSLIIGLVISQIAKIPGLSFLAQLSEVLGASSPVVGAAIGTAVAWGLKSKPLVTFSCVACGAIGYAAGGPVGAYIAAVVGSEIGSLVAGKTGVDIILTPIVTIISGGFVGQFAGGYVQNFMTFLGSVINTATEMSPVPMGIIISVIVGMALTAPISSAALCIMLDLSGIAAGAATVGCCAQMVGFAVMGFKDNGFGGLISVGIGTSMLQFSNIMRRPQLWIPPTVAGAILGPISTRVLRMTNTASGAGMGTSGLVGQFGTLAAMEGTSGTVLFAEILIMHFILPAVLTLLIYGALCKFGWIKKGDLKISVG, from the coding sequence ATGGATCTTTTGCGGAAATTTTTCAAACGTTATTTTATCGATGCGATGAGCGCGATGGCGCTCGGCCTGTTTTCCTCGCTCATCATCGGGCTGGTGATCTCTCAGATCGCGAAGATTCCGGGCCTTTCATTTTTGGCGCAGCTTTCCGAAGTGCTTGGCGCGTCCTCGCCGGTGGTTGGCGCGGCGATCGGCACCGCGGTGGCTTGGGGACTCAAATCAAAGCCGCTCGTGACTTTTTCGTGCGTGGCCTGTGGTGCGATCGGCTATGCGGCGGGCGGCCCGGTGGGCGCGTATATCGCCGCCGTGGTCGGCAGCGAGATCGGCTCGCTTGTTGCGGGCAAGACCGGTGTGGATATCATCCTCACCCCAATTGTAACGATTATCTCGGGCGGATTTGTCGGGCAGTTCGCGGGCGGTTATGTCCAGAATTTCATGACCTTCCTGGGAAGCGTTATCAACACAGCCACCGAGATGTCGCCGGTACCGATGGGAATTATCATTTCGGTGATCGTCGGCATGGCTCTGACAGCGCCGATCTCTTCGGCGGCGCTGTGCATTATGCTCGACCTGTCCGGTATCGCGGCGGGCGCCGCGACAGTCGGCTGCTGCGCGCAGATGGTTGGATTCGCGGTGATGGGCTTTAAGGACAACGGATTCGGCGGGCTCATCAGCGTGGGTATCGGCACGTCGATGCTGCAGTTTTCAAACATCATGCGCCGTCCACAGCTCTGGATCCCGCCGACGGTTGCGGGCGCAATTCTGGGTCCCATCTCCACCCGCGTTCTGCGTATGACCAACACAGCGTCCGGCGCTGGCATGGGGACGAGCGGCCTGGTTGGGCAGTTTGGAACGCTGGCCGCAATGGAGGGAACCTCCGGCACGGTGCTTTTCGCGGAGATCCTGATCATGCATTTTATCCTGCCTGCCGTGCTTACGCTTCTCATCTACGGCGCGCTGTGCAAGTTTGGATGGATCAAGAAGGGCGATCTTAAAATTTCGGTGGGTTAA
- a CDS encoding calcium/sodium antiporter, protein MELWMPVLLFAVGVAALVWGGDTFVGAASWIAEKTGIPKFVIGATVVSFATTLPELIVSLMATLDGSIDMAVGNAIGSVSANIGLIMGISLLVLPAKLDDVSFWAKGAVMIISTAFLGAFVIDGAIGVLESLVLLTLLFIFLFLNLNSMKMASMFPDPRQPRKRPGAGEIFAHLMKFILGLSGILLGADLLVDNGERLARMMGVPEALVGLTFVAIGTSLPELITTISAIVRRESSLSVGNIVGANIIDITMILASCAFVSEGRLRVNAQTASLDVPVTLVLMVIAVVPAVLHRRFARWQGILLLAVYGGYICHIALTM, encoded by the coding sequence TTGGAACTGTGGATGCCGGTATTGTTATTTGCCGTTGGAGTTGCGGCATTGGTCTGGGGAGGGGATACTTTTGTCGGCGCGGCCTCATGGATCGCGGAAAAGACCGGAATTCCCAAATTTGTCATCGGCGCGACGGTGGTGAGCTTTGCGACAACGCTGCCGGAATTGATCGTTTCGCTGATGGCTACGCTGGACGGATCAATCGACATGGCGGTGGGCAATGCGATCGGTTCGGTTTCCGCGAACATCGGGCTCATCATGGGTATCTCGCTGCTGGTACTGCCCGCGAAACTCGACGATGTGAGCTTCTGGGCCAAGGGCGCGGTGATGATCATTTCGACAGCGTTTCTGGGCGCGTTTGTGATCGACGGGGCGATCGGGGTGCTCGAAAGCCTTGTGCTGCTGACGCTCCTGTTCATTTTCCTCTTTTTGAACCTCAATTCCATGAAGATGGCGAGCATGTTCCCAGACCCGCGCCAGCCGCGGAAACGGCCGGGCGCTGGGGAAATCTTTGCGCATCTGATGAAGTTCATCCTGGGGCTGTCAGGTATCCTGCTCGGCGCGGACCTGTTGGTCGATAATGGGGAACGGCTTGCACGCATGATGGGGGTGCCGGAAGCGCTCGTAGGGCTCACCTTTGTGGCGATCGGAACTTCGCTGCCCGAGCTCATCACCACCATTTCGGCAATTGTACGGCGGGAATCCTCCCTTTCGGTTGGCAACATTGTGGGAGCGAATATCATCGACATCACGATGATTCTTGCCTCCTGTGCCTTTGTTTCGGAGGGCCGCCTGCGGGTCAACGCGCAGACGGCATCACTCGATGTGCCGGTGACACTGGTGCTGATGGTGATTGCGGTGGTACCGGCGGTTTTGCATCGCCGCTTTGCGCGTTGGCAGGGGATTTTGCTGTTGGCGGTTTACGGCGGATATATCTGCCATATCGCGCTGACTATGTGA
- the pflA gene encoding pyruvate formate-lyase-activating protein, whose translation MTGRIAKLETLGAVDGPGVRAVAFLQGCPLRCACCHNPETWDVAGGEEIDAETLAARLLRYRPYFGRDGGVTLSGGEPLLQAAFAAETFQLCRAAGAGTVLDTSGCLLNREVERALSETDLVLLDLKYTDEADYRAHTGGSLADTLRFLAHLQKRDIPVWLRQVSIPGLTDGEENLKRLAEIAKAHSCVKKVQLLPFRTLCAEKYERLGMPFPLAGTPQPDAAKMRRLNQILQTHLK comes from the coding sequence ATGACCGGGCGGATCGCAAAGCTCGAAACGCTCGGCGCGGTGGACGGGCCGGGCGTGCGGGCGGTGGCCTTTTTGCAGGGATGTCCGCTGCGGTGCGCCTGCTGCCACAATCCGGAAACCTGGGATGTGGCTGGTGGAGAGGAGATAGACGCAGAAACGCTTGCGGCGCGCCTTCTGCGTTACCGGCCGTATTTCGGGCGGGATGGCGGGGTGACCCTTTCGGGCGGCGAACCGCTTTTGCAGGCGGCATTTGCCGCCGAGACGTTCCAACTCTGCCGTGCCGCAGGGGCCGGTACCGTCCTCGACACCTCCGGATGTTTGCTGAACAGGGAGGTGGAGCGAGCTCTTTCCGAAACCGATCTCGTGCTGCTCGACCTCAAATACACCGATGAAGCGGACTACCGTGCCCATACTGGCGGCAGCCTTGCCGACACGTTGCGCTTTCTTGCCCATCTGCAAAAGCGGGATATCCCGGTCTGGCTGCGGCAGGTGAGCATTCCGGGTCTCACCGACGGGGAAGAAAACCTGAAACGGCTGGCGGAGATTGCAAAAGCGCATTCCTGCGTGAAGAAGGTGCAGCTTCTGCCGTTTCGGACCCTCTGCGCCGAAAAATATGAACGGCTCGGCATGCCGTTCCCGTTGGCGGGCACGCCGCAGCCGGACGCGGCCAAAATGCGGCGGCTCAACCAAATTCTGCAAACCCATCTCAAATAA